CGGCGGGGGGCGCCGGGCCCGGCCCGGGCGGCGAGTAGGCAGCTGGGCCGGCCGGGGCGAGCGGCGCCGGGGACACGTCCCCTCCGCCGGCCAAGTGGTCGCCTCCCAGGGGTTCCCCTAGCGGTCCGGCCAGCCCCTGCTGCTCCTGTTGTAGGAGGAAGAGGTTGGGGCCGAATAACGGATTCATGGCTGCGTCTTCTGCTGGGAGACCGAGACCGCTACAGGAGCAGGGATGGAGGGCAAGGGAGAAGAGCCAATGAGGCGCCAGGCGGACGCGGAACAACCAATCAGACAGCtcggcgggaggggcagaggtcaggggggcggggaaggacaGGGAAGAAGCCAATGAAAGGCTCACTTGGAGGCTGGCACCTGGACCTTTCCGGGTCTGAGGCTGAGCGGACCCCAGTCCACGCCTGCAATCCAGCCAGGGTGGCAGAAAGACATAAAATCCAGGCCCTTCAGTACTCCTTGGGTTCTGGTGGCAGGATGTCCATCCTCCCTACATCCCTATTGCCCTCCTCTCCCCGGAGTCCAACTACCCTAAGCTCTGACTCCATGACTCTTCCTCCCTGAGACCACGGAAACCCAGGAGCCTGAAACTGATTTCTCAGTATACGTTTCCTCTCTTCAGAGGGTCCCTGTCCCACCTTCCCAGCCCTACCCTTAAAGCAGCAAAGCCAGGACCCAGTCCCCTCAAAAAACACACAGTGGCCAGAGAGTATAAAATGTGTATTAGATTTCATATGCACAGTGGGGACACCAACCTCACAGAGGCCATAGTTCCAAACCAGTGATTAACAGTAGTGAACCACCCCTGCCTACTTTCAACCATTCGTCTAAGACGACAGATGGCTGCTGCCTCTGGACTGAGATTTTCTCCTCTTCGCTGGTGGGGGCCGGCTGGAACTGAGAAGGGACACAGTGGAAGTCTCAGGCCCCTTGGGGGTGCCATTATGCTTCCGGAAGGCAGCTTTCTTGAAAGGCTGTTCTGGCAATTGCTGCTTTACCTTCTCAGCCCTTTTGCTGTTTCCAAGGGGCTGATCACAGTCCTCAGGCTTGAGAGCGGCCTGGGTCTTGGAGAGGGATAGCACTGGCACTTCCGTGTCCGTGCCCCTGGAAGCATTCTGCTTTCGGAAGCCAACTTTCTTGGAGGCCTGTGGCATAGCTGACTGTTGCTTTAGTTTCCTAGGCACCTTTGGTCCCCTGATCACTTCAGCTTTTTGAGCTGGCTGGCTGCTATCTTGGAGCTTAGAAGAAGCTTGGGACTTTGTGTCACAAGATACAGTAGGCAAACTGGAGTCTGTCCCTTTGGAGATGCCATTCTGCTTCTGGAAGGAGGCCTTCTTGGGATGTTGCCGTTTCTGCAACTGCTGCTTTGCTTTCACAGCCACTCTGGCTTTCTTGGCAGGATGGCTGCTGCCCTTAGGCTTAGGGGTCATCTGATCTTTCACCTCAGGCAAGTCTAGGTTTGTAGGGGTGGAAGCTGCAGAATTTCCTGGTTTAAAATTAAGCATATGGTTTGAGAAAATGGGCCTCATCACTGGATCCTCATCATTAGTGGAGCAGGTAAATGGTATTAAGAAAACTGCCTGGGTACTGTTGGCCAAGTGTTCCACACAGCTGGGATAGTGCCTAAGAGCACACTACCTAAATTCGTATTACTTAACATCACCTGGCCTTTACTCAAGTCATATTTGAACCTCGTATTAAGGAAAAAaggatcaaaaaataaattacgAGAAAGGGATCATTCCCCACCCGTAGGCAAAAAGGTTTCAAACGAAGCTCTGTCCCCTTGAGGGCAGGAGGTAACAAGGCACTCTGAGAAGGAGGGAAATCCTGAATATACCTGAAGCACTGGGCTTTTTAAATcaaagaccattttttttttcatgtggatttTGATGAGATACAAGAAAATAAGTCACACATAGCAACCAGAAACAAGCCAGTAAGACATAAGTGAGAAATGACATTAAATAGGTACTTTTCAagttacagtgaaaaaaaaagttacaacaaATTTCTCTAGTTCTAGTTCTTAAGGTTTCTGTTAACATTCAGATGTGACTTTTGTGAGGGacattatttataaagaaaaaaaaaaaaaaatcagggcacctggctggctcagtcagtagagcacatgattcttgatctcagggtaatgagttcaagccccatgctgggcttgaacttaagaagttacttaaataagtaaataaataaatcaactcaATAAGTCACAATTTGTAGTCCAAGAaacctgcctctccctcttctaACTAAACCTGGGTTATATCCCAGCATGCAGCACCATCAAGCCTGTTCCAGAAACCCCACCCTTCTGAGATCCAGGCCAGACTCAAGATGACTGAGAAAAAGAGCTGCAATTAACGTGATGGACTCAGAGAACTGCTGATAGTTCTGAGGAGACTTGTGCCAACCCGGTGCTGACAGTGCTGGACCAGCAGAGGTCTATTACCAGGAAGGCACCCCTTggccaagaaggaaaagaaaccacaACTGCACTGGGAGTGCATCTAGGGCTGAAAGACTGCAGCGACTTGGCAGAATCAAGGGAAAAGTCCCCATCTGTACGTGTGCTTTAACATACACTCAAATGGGGTCCAGGCTCCGGAACAATTCTAACTGAAATGAAAGAGGCTTCTCATCCAAGCACGCAAAGGCTGGTGTAAGGGAGGCAGAAGTACCTCCCTTCCCTGCGTCACACGCCTCTTtcaaggcagagagagcaaaggTGGTGGGTGATGAAGGGGAGAAAGAGCAGACTGCTTACCTGTTTGGGATTGAGGGATAGAATTAGAGAATTTCTTGAACTTGGCAATAAAGAAACCATCCATATTGTGGGTGTGAGGATAGAAGCGGCGGGTAGAACGCAGAGTGGGGTGGAAGCGCCTTTCTCGAAAGCGAGTAAAACCTTCCTGGCCAAAGTCTAGACCTGTGGGCACCAACCGCACATTCCTCTTTTTCAGGGCATAGTCTACCACCCACTCATTCTCTTCCACCTGGATATGTGGGGGAGACAAAAATGGACGGAAAAGCAGAGCTGGAGTTGAAGAGAGCTCTAAGGGGCAAAGAGACCCCTAGCCCTGTCCCCTCTTGCTCTGCCACAACAAAGGCCTCACCATGATGGAACAAGTGCAGTAGACAAGGTAGCCACCTGTCTTGGAGGTGGCATTGACAGAGTCAATAGCACTCAGGAGCAACTCCTTCTGAAGGTGAGCACAACGCAGGATGTCCTTCTCATCCTGTCCCAAGGAGAGACCGATACGAGGGTGTCAAAACTTCAAAAGGCAGCCTCAGAAGAGGCGAGCTACTAACTGCTCAAGGTGCCCCTCTACCTCCCATTCCACCTCTGCAAGGCCCAGCCAAGCCCTCTCAGCTGGCCCCCACTCCCACGCTTAGCCCCATCCCCCAACTCCTCACCTTGTTAGTCTTCACAGCTGGGTCTTTGGAGATGACCCCGGTGCCACTGCAGGGTGCATCCAAAAGTACTCGGTCAAAGCCCCCCACCACCTGGGGAGAAGGGGTAGGTTAGTTAGATGTTTTGGCAACCTGTACCGCACCATTATTTCCTAGGAGCAAGTCTAAATACCGTGAGGTCAAGGAAGGGGACAGGTGAACTGGAAGACCTCAAGAGAGACACATATAGGGAAACCCCACCTTGGGGAACTGACGCCCATCGTAGTGGCTGATGATGGTGTTAGTGACTCCCAACCGGTGCAGATTACCCACGACGCTCTTGAGCCGCTCAGCATTGGCATCATTGGCAAGAATCACACCTGTGTTCTTCATCAGCTGggctgaggggagagagggcacAGTGCTCACCAGCCAGCTCCTCTGCCTCCACACCCGCTGGCCACCCTCCTGCCCAAGAACCCGTAAGTGAAGTCTCACTGCTTCAAGGCAACTTCACTCCCAATAAGCCTCCTCCCCACAGTCTACTGTACGGGTCTACCCAATCTGCACTCTGAGATGAACAAGACTGCTGGTGTGGTTTTTTTCGCTGTTACCGAACATCTTTTTGGTGCTAACAGCTAAATAAAATGGTTATGACTACTTACGTGCTGAACACTTGACCAAGGACTTCTAACAGTGTATCTTAATCCTAACAACCCAAGCATAATATAACCCCCAAGTCAAGGACACTtaccaccccattttacagataacgAGAGAAGACCAGGGGCTCGCCTGAGGTCATATGGGTAGTTAGTGGCACACATGGGGCTGGACcaggctggctccagagcctACACTCCTCACTACTCTGCTAGTTGCTTGTGTATGGTTTTCTTGCACACTAGTAAGTTAGCAACCCCATCTACTCCAAAAGCAGAAAGCCAAATGGCTCCTACCCCACCTTCCCTTCTCATACCTATGTAGCTAGTCTTTCCTCCAGGAGCACAACACATGTCCAGGATCCGCTCGTGTTCCTGGGGTGCCAAGGCCATGACTGGCAACATACTCGAGGCTCCTTGAAGCATATAGTGCCCAGCCAGGTACTCGGGGGTAGCACCTGTGGAAGGACACCCATCTGTGACATGCTGGGACGAGGGCAGGGACAGAAGGGCTTCCAGGCAGCGAACACTTACCAATGGGCACCGAAGAATCATATACCACCAGTCCAGTCTTTGACCACTTGCCCAGGGGATCCAGGTTAACTCCACGGTTAATTAGCGCctgaagataaaatgaagattttaagaCCTTGTAGGTTCCTACACCCAGAAAACAGGTGAAAATATGAAAACGTGGTTCTACTGAGGCCTGTGGCACCACCACTTCCAGAGCTTGTAGTCACGATACAATCACCACAGACTCATTGGCTGTGGCCTCTCCCATACCATCCTATGATGTCCTTTCCCTTAGCCTGAGGCTCCAACTCAAGGTCTGAATTCCAGCCCAATGGAGCAGACTGCCAGCTCCTGTCCTTTTGTTTCCTGGAACTGAACTCTGATTTTCCAAAAGcctcaggcacccctgccatcCAAAAATGTAACATCACAACACACTAAAGATAATGATCAGGTAGGTTACCTATGCACCAGGAGAAAGACTACATACAACGCCACACCACTAACCGTAGAACAGTGGTCTTTACCATGGGGTCCCTGAACCCTTGGAAACGAGGAGTTTAAAATACTGTTTGTTCATGTGTGTCATGTCTTTTTCTGGGGGCAGGAACCACAGTTTTACCAACTCTTCAATGATCTAAAAGGCAGACAACTCCCATTTTGTTCTGAGGCAGCACTTTTTGCCTGATGCCAGCGTCCTAACCCTGTCACAAGGAACAGAGGCTGAAGGGATGAGTCTCCCACTCCACAGAGGTCCTGGGTCCTGAGTCAGTCAGATAAATCCAGCATGACACTAAGCCTGCCTGGGTTTACCTCCTGGGATCATGCCTGTACAAGAAATGCTTACGTACTAAGaccccagccccccaacccccttcAGAGTGAGAAAGAGGAGTCTCTGGGGTTAGAAGTCAACACTTCCCTGAGATAAATCTCAAAATCCAGCCCTCACCTGAGCAAGGTCTCGGCGCCGGGTTTTCAAGGTATTGGTCCTGAGTGTGATGGGCCGAGGTACCTCATTAGCTTCTAAGAACTCCACCAACTGAGGAAGCAAAATGGCAGGGAGCAAGTCAGGCTGGCCAAGGAGCTCAGccagaagagaaaagagcaaggaGATGGACTGCCTTCCTCATTCAGGGTAAAACAGAGAAGATAAGAAAAGCAGAAGGGGCCTTAGATTAGAATTCATTACCTCAGACAGAGGAAAGAGGTCCATGAGCTTGCCAAGCAGGAAGTCTCCATAGGAGTAGTAAGTGGCCAGATCCTTCTGAAGCCTGTGCAGATATTCAGAACGAGATCTACCTTCCTCCCGCTGCGTCCCAAAGTCACGTAGCACTGCCACTATATCTTGGATGCGCTTGTGAATTCGTTGCAAGTCTGGAGTCTGGGCATGTGGACGTGTTAAGGAACTGTTTGGTGATGTCCCAGGGCCTGGAAATCCCCTCTCTCAAGCACCTTCTCCCTACCCCTCACCCTGTATTGGAAGGATATCCTGCTCCATCTCCCCAGCAGAGGGCAGCACAAAGGGCTCCTCCTCATCCACATTGATCTGC
The Lynx canadensis isolate LIC74 chromosome B4, mLynCan4.pri.v2, whole genome shotgun sequence DNA segment above includes these coding regions:
- the NOP2 gene encoding probable 28S rRNA (cytosine(4447)-C(5))-methyltransferase; translated protein: MGRKLDPAKEKRGPGRKARKQKGAETEVARFLPAAGDESSKRLSSRARKRAAKRRLGSAEALEMPKFPGAKPFPGKLPKGVSGGAVQTPGKKGAQSLLRASQGKKRPAPTHSSEEEEEEDDSEEDDVVNQGGLWDSEDSDADMIDDYGADSTSEDDDEGEELLPIERAARKQKAQEAVAGSQWSEEETEEEEEEAEEESPESGPQKNDETDGGLQINVDEEEPFVLPSAGEMEQDAQTPDLQRIHKRIQDIVAVLRDFGTQREEGRSRSEYLHRLQKDLATYYSYGDFLLGKLMDLFPLSELVEFLEANEVPRPITLRTNTLKTRRRDLAQALINRGVNLDPLGKWSKTGLVVYDSSVPIGATPEYLAGHYMLQGASSMLPVMALAPQEHERILDMCCAPGGKTSYIAQLMKNTGVILANDANAERLKSVVGNLHRLGVTNTIISHYDGRQFPKVVGGFDRVLLDAPCSGTGVISKDPAVKTNKDEKDILRCAHLQKELLLSAIDSVNATSKTGGYLVYCTCSIMVEENEWVVDYALKKRNVRLVPTGLDFGQEGFTRFRERRFHPTLRSTRRFYPHTHNMDGFFIAKFKKFSNSIPQSQTGNSAASTPTNLDLPEVKDQMTPKPKGSSHPAKKARVAVKAKQQLQKRQHPKKASFQKQNGISKGTDSSLPTVSCDTKSQASSKLQDSSQPAQKAEVIRGPKVPRKLKQQSAMPQASKKVGFRKQNASRGTDTEVPVLSLSKTQAALKPEDCDQPLGNSKRAEKVKQQLPEQPFKKAAFRKHNGTPKGPETSTVSLLSSSRPPPAKRRKSQSRGSSHLSS